The Castanea sativa cultivar Marrone di Chiusa Pesio chromosome 11, ASM4071231v1 genome contains a region encoding:
- the LOC142618037 gene encoding peptidyl-prolyl cis-trans isomerase CYP22, whose amino-acid sequence MAGNTGSGVEWHVRPPNPKNPVVFFDITIGNIPAGRIKMELFADIAPKTAENFRQFCTGEYRKAGLPVGYKGCQFHRVIKDFMIQAGDFLKGDGSGCVSIYGHKFEDENFVAKHTGAGLLSMANSGPGTNGCQFFITCAKCDWLDNKHVVFGRVLGDGLLVVRKIENVAAGPNNRPKLACVIAECGEM is encoded by the exons ATGGCAGGAAACACAGGGTCGGGGGTGGAGTGGCACGTGAGACCACCAAACCCAAAGAACCCAGTTGTCTTCTTCGACATCACCATCGGTAACATCCCCGCTGGCCGTATCAAGATGGAGCTTTTCGCCGATATCGCCCCCAAAACCGCCGAAAATTTCAG GCAGTTCTGTACAGGAGAATACAG GAAAGCTGGATTGCCTGTTGGTTACAAGGGTTGCCAGTTCCATAGGGTGATCAAGGATTTCATGATTCAAGCTGGTGATTTCTTAAAG GGTGATGGCAGTGGATGTGTTTCCATCTACGGACATAAATTTGAGGATGAAAATTTTGTCGCCAAACACACTGGTGCTGGTCTGTTATCAATG GCTAATAGTGGCCCGGGTACTAATGGTTGTCAG TTCTTTATCACTTGTGCAAAATGCGACTGGCTTGACAATAAGCACGTTGTATTTGGG AGAGTGCTTGGAGATGGTCTTTTGGTTGTCAGGAAGATTGAGAATGTAGCTGCTGGACCCAACAACCGGCCTAAATTAGCTTGCGTTATTGCTGAATGTGGGGAAATGTAA
- the LOC142614590 gene encoding subtilisin-like protease SBT3: MKMSFSHLISQCALLLLFLLAFVNAMSESEEHQTYIIHMDHTLKPASFSTHESWHRSILKSLLSSPANDKELLLYSYNHVMHGFSARLTPSQLSEIEKSPAHLATYPESFGQLLTTYTPKFLGLQQNFGIWPAASYGEDVIVGVIDTGIWPESSSFNDKGMSPVPKRWKGKCEKGEAFSPSSCNKKLIGARFFINGLLAQGFEVKGIRAQGFETSEDEEVEFLSARDFSGHGTHTASTAVGNHVPGVSYFGYARGTARGVAPHARLAVYKVAWLRGLATSSDILAGMEQAISDGVDIMSLSLGLKQTPYFKDLIAIASLSAIEKGIFVVCAAGNEYNFKTTKNEAPWITTVGAGTLDRNFFATVTLANGVSFEGTSFFPESVFINDLPLYYGKGNMNEAICKDSALDRKKVAGKVVICDSYRLNFSQQIMELERAGAYAAIFLTDKSSWPNKFSIPSLILPTASGTLIKEYVTRVKNPRVKHMKFALTRLGTKPAPQVADFSSRGPSKISPGVLKPDILAPGVNILAAFPTIKPLVKVGNYDLVTDYAILSGTSMATPHVAGVGALLKAVHREWSPAAIRSAMMTTAYTKDNTGTIFKSQLTNSSASPLEFGAGHIDPNKAMDPGLIYDMGLQDYIEFVCGLGYTKEQMSALIRRTQWSCNNKSIRDLNYPSFMAVLANKTRYPVRMNFRREVTNVGNDGAVYQAHLENIPRGMRISVKPRTLTFTHKYQSRSFVVGIELDGEFPFPMVKFGFLKWIDEDSHIVSSPIVAINF; this comes from the coding sequence ATGAAGATGAGTTTCTCCCACCTAATTTCACAGTGTGCACTTTTGCTATTGTTTCTGCTTGCTTTTGTCAATGCAATGTCCGAATCTGAAGAACACCAAACATACATAATCCATATGGACCATACTCTCAAGCCTGCATCTTTCTCAACCCATGAGTCATGGCATCGCTCCATCCTAAAATCATTGTTGTCATCTCCTGCTAATGACAAAGAACTCTTGTTGTACTCATACAATCATGTCATGCACGGCTTCAGTGCAAGGCTTACACCCTCTCAGCTATCTGAGATTGAGAAATCTCCAGCTCATTTGGCCACATACCCTGAGTCATTTGGCCAGCTCCTAACAACTTACACCCCAAAGTTTCTCGGTCTACAACAAAACTTTGGCATATGGCCTGCTGCCTCATATGGAGAAGATGTGATTGTAGGTGTTATTGATACAGGAATTTGGCCGGAGAGCTCAAGTTTTAATGACAAGGGTATGTCACCAGTGCCGAAAAGATGGAAGGGCAAGTGTGAGAAAGGCGAGGCATTTAGCCCTTCGTCATGCAATAAGAAACTCATTGGCGCTCGATTCTTTATCAATGGGCTCCTAGCTCAAGGTTTTGAGGTCAAAGGAATCCGAGCTCAAGGTTTTGAGACATCCGAGGATGAGGAAGTAGAATTTCTTTCTGCAAGAGACTTCTCAGGTCATGGTACGCACACAGCATCCACAGCGGTAGGTAACCATGTACCTGGTGTAAGTTACTTTGGATATGCAAGAGGCACAGCCAGAGGAGTGGCTCCCCATGCACGTCTTGCTGTTTACAAAGTAGCTTGGCTTCGTGGACTGGCTACATCATCCGATATTCTTGCTGGCATGGAACAAGCAATTAGTGATGGGGTTGATATCATGTCTTTGTCTCTTGGCTTAAAACAGACACCCTATTTCAAGGATCTAATTGCCATTGCTTCTCTTTCTGCAATTGAGAAAGGCATTTTTGTTGTCTGTGCCGCCGGCAATGAATATAATTTCAAAACGACTAAAAATGAAGCACCTTGGATCACAACTGTTGGGGCTGGCACTCTTGATCGAAATTTCTTTGCAACAGTGACTCTAGCAAATGGGGTTTCCTTCGAAGGTACATCCTTCTTTCCAGAGAGCGTTTTCATTAATGATTTACCTTTGTACTATGGCAAAGGTAACATGAACGAAGCTATTTGCAAGGACTCAGCATTGGATAGAAAGAAGGTTGCTGGAAAGGTGGTAATCTGTGATAGCTACAGGCTAAATTTTTCTCAACAAATCATGGAGCTTGAGAGGGCAGGTGCTTATGCGGCGATCTTCTTGACAGATAAATCTTCATGGCCTAATAAGTTCTCCATTCCAAGCCTTATTTTGCCAACTGCTTCGGGTACCTTGATTAAAGAGTATGTGACAAGGGTGAAAAACCCGAGGGTGAAACACATGAAGTTTGCGTTAACGAGGTTGGGTACAAAGCCTGCACCTCAAGTTGCTGATTTTTCCTCAAGAGGGCCGAGCAAAATTAGTCCAGGAGTTTTAAAGCCTGATATTCTCGCTCCAGGAGTTAATATTCTAGCCGCATTTCCAACCATCAAACCGTTAGTGAAAGTAGGTAACTATGATTTGGTTACAGATTATGCAATATTGTCAGGTACATCAATGGCGACACCACATGTTGCTGGGGTTGGAGCTTTACTGAAAGCAGTCCACCGTGAGTGGAGCCCAGCAGCTATCCGATCGGCTATGATGACCACAGCCTATACCAAAGACAATACTGGCACAATTTTTAAAAGCCAACTGACAAACTCTTCTGCCTCACCTCTAGAGTTTGGCGCAGGACATATCGATCCAAACAAAGCCATGGATCCTGGACTCATCTATGACATGGGTTTGCAAGATTATATTGAGTTTGTGTGTGGCCTGGGGTACACTAAGGAGCAAATGAGTGCTCTCATTAGACGAACTCAATGGAGTTGCAACAACAAATCTATTCGTGATTTAAATTATCCCTCTTTCATGGCTGTACTCGCAAACAAAACGAGATATCCAGTGAGAATGAACTTTAGAAGGGAAGTGACAAATGTTGGAAACGATGGAGCCGTTTACCAAGCACATTTGGAGAACATTCCCAGAGGAATGAGAATAAGTGTCAAACCAAGGACTCTTACATTCACCCACAAATATCAGAGTCGAAGTTTTGTTGTGGGCATTGAGCTTGATGGAGAATTTCCATTTCCAATGGTAAAATTTGGTTTTCTCAAATGGATTGATGAAGATAGCCACATAGTATCAAGCCCCATAGTAGCAATTAATTTCTAG
- the LOC142614939 gene encoding subtilisin-like protease SBT3 codes for MKMSFSHPISQCGLLWLLLFLLPLVKAVSKFENYQTYIIHMDHTHKPESFLTHESWHRSILKSLSSSPTDDKELLLYSYNHVMNGFSARLTPSQLSEIEESPSHLATNPDSFVKSMTTYSPKFLGLQKNFGIWPTASYGEDVIVGVVDTGVWPESKSFNDEGMPPVPKKWKGKCENGTAFSPSYCNKKLIGTRFYYKGILAHGLNPSEYGEYLSPRDFDGHGTHTASTAVGNNVPGASYFGYAKGTAIGMAPRARLAVYKVLWLKGGLGVTSDVLAGMEQAILDGVDIMSLSLGFHMKAYFNNDIALGSLSAIEKRVFVVCAAGNDPYFKTVDNVAPWITTVGAGTLDRNFHAKMTLKNGVSIEGTSYFPESVFITDLPLYYGKDNVSKAICKDRTLDRKEVAGKVVICDYSGSNVSQQIEEVERAGAYAAIFTDLFLPLSHEKYIMFNVKYSIPSLILPTGSGTLVKEYATRVKNPKVKDMSFVLTRLGTKPAPQVASFSSKGPNPISPGVLKPDIIAPGVDVLAASVPSKYDLVTDYALKSGTSMATPHVAGVGALLKAIHPKWSPAAIRSAMMTTAYALDNTGTIIKSEFTNDLGTPLEFGAGHINPNKAMDPGLIYDMGFQDYIEFLCGLEHTKKQMSALIRRTQWSCSNKSIHDLNYPSFTAALTTKTNYPVAMNFSRVVTNVGNDKAVYRAHLENIPTGLKISVKPRTLTFTRKYQTRSFVVSIELDREFSRVIYGFLKWIDQDSHVVSSPIVAINF; via the coding sequence ATGAAGATGAGTTTCTCCCATCCAATTTCACAGTGTGGACTACTCTGGTTGCTATTGTTTCTGCTTCCTTTGGTTAAAgcagtttcaaaatttgaaaactacCAGACATATATCATCCACATGGACCATACTCACAAGCCTGAATCTTTCTTAACCCATGAGTCATGGCATCGTTCCATCCTAAAATCATTGTCGTCATCTCCTACTGATGACAAAGAACTATTGTTGTACTCATACAACCATGTCATGAACGGCTTCAGCGCTAGGCTCACACCCTCTCAACTATCTGAGATTGAGGAATCTCCATCTCACCTTGCCACTAACCCAGACTCCTTTGTTAAGTCAATGACAACCTACTCCCCTAAGTTTCTTGGGCTACAAAAAAACTTTGGCATCTGGCCTACTGCCTCGTATGGAGAAGATGTGATCGTAGGCGTGGTTGATACAGGAGTTTGGCCAGAAAGCAAGAGTTTTAACGACGAGGGTATGCCACCCGTGCCGAAAAAATGGAAGGGCAAGTGTGAGAATGGCACGGCTTTTAGCCCTTCATACTGCAACAAAAAACTCATTGGGACTCGATTTTATTACAAAGGAATCCTAGCTCatggtttaaacccatctgagTATGGCGAATATCTGTCTCCAAGAGACTTCGATGGTCATGGAACGCACACAGCATCCACAGCAGTTGGTAACAATGTTCCTGGAGCAAGTTACTTTGGATACGCAAAAGGCACAGCCATTGGGATGGCTCCTCGTGCACGTCTTGCTGTCTACAAAGTCCTTTGGCTAAAAGGCGGATTAGGTGTAACGAGTGATGTTCTTGCTGGCATGGAACAAGCAATTCTTGACGGGGTTGATATAATGTCTTTGTCTCTTGGCTTTCATATGAAAGCTTATTTCAATAATGATATTGCCTTGGGTTCTCTTTCAGCAATTGAGAAAagggtttttgttgtttgtgcTGCCGGCAATGATCCTTATTTTAAAACAGTAGACAATGTAGCACCTTGGATCACAACTGTTGGGGCTGGCACACTTGATCGAAATTTCCATGCAAAAATGACTCTAAAAAATGGGGTTTCCATTGAAGGTACATCATACTTTCCAGAGAGCGTTTTCATTACTGATTTGCCTTTGTACTATGGCAAAGACAACGTGAGTAAAGCAATTTGCAAGGACAGAACATTGGATAGAAAGGAGGTTGCTGGAAAGGTAGTCATCTGTGATTACTCAGGGTCAAATGTCTCTCAACAAATTGAGGAGGTTGAAAGGGCAGGTGCTTATGCGGCTATCTTCACAGATTTATTCTTACCATTATCGCATGAGAAGTACATCATGTTTAATGTTAAGTACAGCATTCCGAGCCTTATTTTGCCAACTGGTTCGGGGACTTTGGTTAAAGAGTATGCGACAAGGGTGAAAAACCCGAAAGTGAAAGACATGAGTTTTGTGTTAACGAGGTTGGGTACAAAGCCTGCCCCTCAAGTGGCCAGCTTCTCTTCGAAAGGTCCAAATCCAATCAGTCCAGGAGTTTTAAAGCCAGATATTATTGCACCAGGAGTTGATGTTTTAGCCGCATCTGTACCCTCGAAGTATGATTTGGTTACAGATTATGCATTAAAGTCGGGCACATCAATGGCGACACCACATGTTGCTGGGGTTGGAGCTTTACTGAAAGCAATCCACCCCAAGTGGAGCCCAGCAGCTATCCGATCGGCTATGATGACCACGGCCTATGCCTTGGACAATACTGGCACAATTATTAAAAGCGAATTTACAAATGATTTAGGCACCCCTCTGGAGTTTGGGGCTGGCCACATCAATCCGAATAAAGCGATGGATCCAGGACTCATCTATGACATGGGTTTCCAAGATTATATTGAGTTTCTGTGTGGCCTGGAACACACTAAGAAGCAAATGAGTGCTCTCATTAGACGAACTCAATGGAGTTGCAGCAACAAATCTATTCATGATCTAAACTATCCCTCTTTCACGGCCGCACTCACAACCAAAACCAATTATCCAGTGGCAATGAACTTTAGCAGGGTTGTGACAAATGTTGGAAATGATAAAGCTGTTTACCGGGCGCATTTGGAGAATATTCCCACCGGATTGAAAATAAGTGTGAAACCAAGGACTCTTACATTCACCCGCAAGTATCAGACTCGAAGTTTTGTTGTGAGCATTGAACTTGATAGAGAATTTTCAAGGGTAATTTATGGTTTTCTCAAATGGATAGATCAAGATAGCCACGTAGTATCAAGTCCTATAGTGGCTATCAATTTCTAG